Proteins from a single region of Paramormyrops kingsleyae isolate MSU_618 chromosome 9, PKINGS_0.4, whole genome shotgun sequence:
- the LOC111840859 gene encoding E3 ubiquitin-protein ligase TRIM71-like isoform X1 — translation MERKNPIYYFLKRQVHIRREDWQRVHSHALVWEDRSWTLDKRQTTALNSSTSSSSSQTSGSSTSSVRRLHVLPCFHSYCSQCLEGQCDSSDPLKLSCPACDQKAPVSDSDVDALPSPSFLFRNLLEAIVSSEEPRSMSRRNDGQPQGGELRAHGLDEPQCLSCDEGNPAASRCLDCQEYLCSNCVRAHQRVRLTKDHFMERLVESLCLAHQNNNSSTPVNVSHSFHPKYPPPPAFQDRMSFCQDHDNEVLCLFCTTCSLPICQACGAGRHGDHHLIYLHDAMRDWRAVTVQLLADAQQGRRAVQLSIEKAQAIAEQLDIKAKVVQAEVKTITLQHKKALEERECELLWKVEKIRQVKVNTLYLQVEKLHQKLSRLDSSISAVQQAVEQDRGLEALLARQCMLAQIEELNALCGSGLQPQEDQSIMFTPPDQKLLVSIRSMGFVSGGAFGPVSKAIGDGLKRALKGKVTSVNVVAYDHDSEPRRSGGDDIAALLVGPDGKIFTAEVTDHENGTYTVSYVPRLEGDHLLSVLVYHQHISSSPFQVKVRSGRSYRSMGIPVGSFGGEGDGDGQLCRPWGICVDKEGYVVVADRSNNRIQIFKPSGAFHHKFGTLGSWPGQFDRPAGVACDSQRRVIVADKDNHRIQIFTFDGQFLLKFGERGVKNGQFSYPWDVAVNSEGKILVSDTRNHRIQLFGPDGAFLNKYGFEAVLWKHFDSPRGVAFNHEGHLVVTDFNNHRLLVIQPDCQSARFLGSEGLGDGQFFRPQGVAVDQDNRIIVADSRNHRIQVFEANGSFLCKFGSHGDGFGQMDRPSGIAVTPDGIIVVVDFGNNRILMF, via the exons ATGGAAAGGAAAAACCCTATttactattttttaaaaagacaagTGCATATCCGAAGAGAGGACTGGCAAAGAGTGCATAGTCACGCTTTAGTTTGGGAGGATCGGAGCTGGACACTGGACAAAAGACAAACAACAGCATTAAA CTCGTCTacctcatcctcctcttcccaGACATCTGGCTCCTCTACCTCCTCTGTCAGAAGGCTGCATGTTCTGCCCTGCTTTCACTCCTACTGCAGCCAGTGCCTGGAAGGACAGTGCGACAGCAGCGATCCTCTTAAGCTCTCCTGCCCAGCGTGTGACCAGAAGGCCCCAGTCTCCGATTCGGATGTGGATGCCCTACCATCACCGAGTTTCCTCTTCAGAAACCTGCTGGAGGCGATAGTCTCCTCTGAGGAGCCGAGGAGCATGAGCCGCAGGAACGATGGCCAACCTCAGGGTGGCGAGCTTAGGGCTCATGGCCTAGATGAGCCCCAGTGCCTTTCCTGCGACGAGGGCAACCCTGCAGCCTCGCGCTGCCTGGACTGCCAGGAGTACCTCTGCAGCAACTGTGTCCGGGCCCATCAGCGGGTCCGCTTGACCAAAGACCACTTCATGGAGAGGCTGGTGGAGAGCTTATGCCTGGCCCACCAGAATAATAATTCCAGCACCCCAGTCAATGTGTCGCACTCCTTTCACCCAAAATACCCACCACCACCTGCTTTCCAGGACAGGATGAGCTTCTGCCAGGACCATGACAATGAG GTGCTGTGCCTTTTCTGTACCACATGCTCCCTGCCCATCTGCCAAGCGTGCGGTGCAGGTCGCCATGGAGACCACCACCTCATCTACCTCCACGACGCCATGAGGGACTGGCGAGCCGTGACAGTGCAGCTCCTGGCAGACGCCCAGCAGGGCAGGCGGGCTGTACAG ctgagcATCGAGAAGGCCCAGGCCATCGCGGAGCAGCTGGACATAAAGGCCAAAGTGGTCCAGGCCGAAGTGAAAACCATCACCCTGCAGCACAAGAAGGCGTTGGAGGAGAGAGAGTGTGAGCTGCTGTGGAAG GTGGAGAAGATCCGGCAAGTCAAGGTGAACACACTGTACCTGCAGGTGGAGAAGCTGCATCAGAAGCTGAGCAGGCTGGACAGTAGCATCTCAGCAGTGCAGCAGGCTGTGGAGCAGGACCGCGGCCTGGAAGCCCTGCTGGCCCGCCAGTGCATGCTGGCACAGATCGAGGAGCTGAATGCCCTGTGCGGCAGTGGCCTGCAGCCCCAGGAGGATCAGAGCATCATGTTCACGCCGCCTGACCAGAAGCTGCTCGTCTCCATCCGGTCCATGGGCTTTGTCAGCGGGGGGGCCTTTGGCCCCGTCTCCAAAGCCATAGGAGACGGTCTGAAGAGGGCCCTCAAGGGCAAGGTGACATCTGTCAATGTGGTGGCCTACGACCACGACAGCGAGCCTAGAAGGTCCGGCGGGGACGACATCGCCGCCCTGCTGGTGGGCCCAGACGGGAAGATCTTCACTGCAGAGGTGACCGACCACGAGAATGGCACCTACACGGTGAGCTACGTACCCAGGCTGGAAGGGGACCACCTCCTCTCCGTGCTCGTCTACCACCAGCACATCTCCAGCAGTCCCTTTCAAGTCAAGGTCAGATCTGGCCGCAGCTACAGGAGCATGGGGATTCCTGTCGGCTCCTTTGGGGGGGAGGGCGATGGCGACGGCCAGCTGTGCCGACCTTGGGGCATCTGCGTGGATAAGGAGGGCTACGTTGTGGTGGCTGATCGCAGCAACAACCGCATCCAGATCTTCAAGCCCAGCGGTGCTTTCCATCACAAGTTTGGCACGTTGGGCTCATGGCCGGGTCAGTTCGACAGGCCAGCTGGGGTGGCCTGCGACAGCCAGAGGAGGGTAATCGTGGCAGATAAAGATAACCACCGTATTCAGATATTCACCTTCGACGGGCAGTTCCTCCTGAAGTTCGGAGAGAGGGGAGTCAAGAACGGCCAGTTCAGCTACCCGTGGGACGTCGCTGTTAATTCGGAAGGCAAGATCTTAGTCTCTGATACCCGCAACCACCGCATCCAGCTCTTTGGGCCCGATGGGGCGTTCTTGAACAAGTACGGCTTTGAGGCTGTCCTCTGGAAGCACTTTGATTCACCCAGAGGTGTTGCCTTCAACCACGAGGGTCACCTAGTGGTCACAGACTTTAACAACCATCGGCTGCTGGTCATCCAGCCGGATTGCCAGTCGGCACGTTTTCTGGGCTCAGAGGGGTTGGGTGATGGGCAGTTCTTTCGGCCACAGGGGGTCGCCGTGGACCAGGATAACCGAATTATCGTGGCCGATTCACGAAACCATCGCATCCAGGTGTTTGAGGCTAATGGTAGCTTCTTATGCAAGTTTGGGAGTCATGGAGATGGCTTCGGGCAAATGGACCGGCCATCTGGAATAGCCGTTACGCCCGATGGAATTATTGTTGTGGTTGACTTTGGGAATAACCGAATCCTCATGTTTTAA
- the LOC111840859 gene encoding E3 ubiquitin-protein ligase TRIM71-like isoform X2, producing MASYSDSVLQTCSLCKELCGSSAVVSCSSSTSSSSSQTSGSSTSSVRRLHVLPCFHSYCSQCLEGQCDSSDPLKLSCPACDQKAPVSDSDVDALPSPSFLFRNLLEAIVSSEEPRSMSRRNDGQPQGGELRAHGLDEPQCLSCDEGNPAASRCLDCQEYLCSNCVRAHQRVRLTKDHFMERLVESLCLAHQNNNSSTPVNVSHSFHPKYPPPPAFQDRMSFCQDHDNEVLCLFCTTCSLPICQACGAGRHGDHHLIYLHDAMRDWRAVTVQLLADAQQGRRAVQLSIEKAQAIAEQLDIKAKVVQAEVKTITLQHKKALEERECELLWKVEKIRQVKVNTLYLQVEKLHQKLSRLDSSISAVQQAVEQDRGLEALLARQCMLAQIEELNALCGSGLQPQEDQSIMFTPPDQKLLVSIRSMGFVSGGAFGPVSKAIGDGLKRALKGKVTSVNVVAYDHDSEPRRSGGDDIAALLVGPDGKIFTAEVTDHENGTYTVSYVPRLEGDHLLSVLVYHQHISSSPFQVKVRSGRSYRSMGIPVGSFGGEGDGDGQLCRPWGICVDKEGYVVVADRSNNRIQIFKPSGAFHHKFGTLGSWPGQFDRPAGVACDSQRRVIVADKDNHRIQIFTFDGQFLLKFGERGVKNGQFSYPWDVAVNSEGKILVSDTRNHRIQLFGPDGAFLNKYGFEAVLWKHFDSPRGVAFNHEGHLVVTDFNNHRLLVIQPDCQSARFLGSEGLGDGQFFRPQGVAVDQDNRIIVADSRNHRIQVFEANGSFLCKFGSHGDGFGQMDRPSGIAVTPDGIIVVVDFGNNRILMF from the exons ATGGCTTCGTATTCGGACAGTGTTTTGCAAACATGTTCACTCTGCAAAGAGCTCTGTGGGTCCTCTGCTGTGGTCTCCTGCAGCTCGTCTacctcatcctcctcttcccaGACATCTGGCTCCTCTACCTCCTCTGTCAGAAGGCTGCATGTTCTGCCCTGCTTTCACTCCTACTGCAGCCAGTGCCTGGAAGGACAGTGCGACAGCAGCGATCCTCTTAAGCTCTCCTGCCCAGCGTGTGACCAGAAGGCCCCAGTCTCCGATTCGGATGTGGATGCCCTACCATCACCGAGTTTCCTCTTCAGAAACCTGCTGGAGGCGATAGTCTCCTCTGAGGAGCCGAGGAGCATGAGCCGCAGGAACGATGGCCAACCTCAGGGTGGCGAGCTTAGGGCTCATGGCCTAGATGAGCCCCAGTGCCTTTCCTGCGACGAGGGCAACCCTGCAGCCTCGCGCTGCCTGGACTGCCAGGAGTACCTCTGCAGCAACTGTGTCCGGGCCCATCAGCGGGTCCGCTTGACCAAAGACCACTTCATGGAGAGGCTGGTGGAGAGCTTATGCCTGGCCCACCAGAATAATAATTCCAGCACCCCAGTCAATGTGTCGCACTCCTTTCACCCAAAATACCCACCACCACCTGCTTTCCAGGACAGGATGAGCTTCTGCCAGGACCATGACAATGAG GTGCTGTGCCTTTTCTGTACCACATGCTCCCTGCCCATCTGCCAAGCGTGCGGTGCAGGTCGCCATGGAGACCACCACCTCATCTACCTCCACGACGCCATGAGGGACTGGCGAGCCGTGACAGTGCAGCTCCTGGCAGACGCCCAGCAGGGCAGGCGGGCTGTACAG ctgagcATCGAGAAGGCCCAGGCCATCGCGGAGCAGCTGGACATAAAGGCCAAAGTGGTCCAGGCCGAAGTGAAAACCATCACCCTGCAGCACAAGAAGGCGTTGGAGGAGAGAGAGTGTGAGCTGCTGTGGAAG GTGGAGAAGATCCGGCAAGTCAAGGTGAACACACTGTACCTGCAGGTGGAGAAGCTGCATCAGAAGCTGAGCAGGCTGGACAGTAGCATCTCAGCAGTGCAGCAGGCTGTGGAGCAGGACCGCGGCCTGGAAGCCCTGCTGGCCCGCCAGTGCATGCTGGCACAGATCGAGGAGCTGAATGCCCTGTGCGGCAGTGGCCTGCAGCCCCAGGAGGATCAGAGCATCATGTTCACGCCGCCTGACCAGAAGCTGCTCGTCTCCATCCGGTCCATGGGCTTTGTCAGCGGGGGGGCCTTTGGCCCCGTCTCCAAAGCCATAGGAGACGGTCTGAAGAGGGCCCTCAAGGGCAAGGTGACATCTGTCAATGTGGTGGCCTACGACCACGACAGCGAGCCTAGAAGGTCCGGCGGGGACGACATCGCCGCCCTGCTGGTGGGCCCAGACGGGAAGATCTTCACTGCAGAGGTGACCGACCACGAGAATGGCACCTACACGGTGAGCTACGTACCCAGGCTGGAAGGGGACCACCTCCTCTCCGTGCTCGTCTACCACCAGCACATCTCCAGCAGTCCCTTTCAAGTCAAGGTCAGATCTGGCCGCAGCTACAGGAGCATGGGGATTCCTGTCGGCTCCTTTGGGGGGGAGGGCGATGGCGACGGCCAGCTGTGCCGACCTTGGGGCATCTGCGTGGATAAGGAGGGCTACGTTGTGGTGGCTGATCGCAGCAACAACCGCATCCAGATCTTCAAGCCCAGCGGTGCTTTCCATCACAAGTTTGGCACGTTGGGCTCATGGCCGGGTCAGTTCGACAGGCCAGCTGGGGTGGCCTGCGACAGCCAGAGGAGGGTAATCGTGGCAGATAAAGATAACCACCGTATTCAGATATTCACCTTCGACGGGCAGTTCCTCCTGAAGTTCGGAGAGAGGGGAGTCAAGAACGGCCAGTTCAGCTACCCGTGGGACGTCGCTGTTAATTCGGAAGGCAAGATCTTAGTCTCTGATACCCGCAACCACCGCATCCAGCTCTTTGGGCCCGATGGGGCGTTCTTGAACAAGTACGGCTTTGAGGCTGTCCTCTGGAAGCACTTTGATTCACCCAGAGGTGTTGCCTTCAACCACGAGGGTCACCTAGTGGTCACAGACTTTAACAACCATCGGCTGCTGGTCATCCAGCCGGATTGCCAGTCGGCACGTTTTCTGGGCTCAGAGGGGTTGGGTGATGGGCAGTTCTTTCGGCCACAGGGGGTCGCCGTGGACCAGGATAACCGAATTATCGTGGCCGATTCACGAAACCATCGCATCCAGGTGTTTGAGGCTAATGGTAGCTTCTTATGCAAGTTTGGGAGTCATGGAGATGGCTTCGGGCAAATGGACCGGCCATCTGGAATAGCCGTTACGCCCGATGGAATTATTGTTGTGGTTGACTTTGGGAATAACCGAATCCTCATGTTTTAA